A stretch of Helicobacter pylori oki112 DNA encodes these proteins:
- a CDS encoding YkgB family protein gives MQALKSLLEVITKLQNLGGYLMHIAIFIIFIWIGGLKFVPYEAEGIAPFVANSPFFSFMYQFEKPAYKQHKMSESQSMQEEMQDDPKIVENKEWHKENRTYLVAEALGITIMILGILVLLGLWMPLMGVIGGLLVAGMTITTLSFLFTTPEVFVNQHFPWLSGAGRLVVKDLALFAGGLFVAGFDAKRYLEGKGFCLMDRSSVGVKTKCSSGCCS, from the coding sequence ATGCAAGCGTTAAAATCATTACTTGAAGTGATTACAAAACTCCAGAATCTAGGCGGCTATTTGATGCATATAGCTATTTTTATCATTTTTATTTGGATTGGAGGGCTTAAGTTTGTGCCGTATGAAGCCGAAGGGATCGCTCCTTTTGTGGCTAACTCCCCTTTCTTTTCTTTCATGTATCAATTTGAAAAACCCGCATACAAACAGCACAAAATGTCTGAATCCCAATCTATGCAAGAAGAAATGCAAGATGACCCTAAAATCGTTGAAAACAAAGAATGGCATAAAGAAAACCGCACTTATTTAGTGGCCGAAGCTTTAGGAATCACGATTATGATCCTAGGTATTTTGGTGCTTTTAGGGCTTTGGATGCCTTTAATGGGCGTGATTGGGGGCTTGCTTGTCGCTGGAATGACGATCACGACTCTATCTTTTTTATTCACAACGCCAGAAGTGTTTGTCAATCAGCATTTCCCATGGCTTTCTGGAGCTGGAAGGTTAGTGGTTAAAGACTTGGCGTTATTTGCTGGAGGCTTGTTTGTGGCCGGATTTGATGCGAAACGCTATTTAGAGGGGAAAGGGTTTTGCTTGATGGATCGCTCATCAGTGGGGGTTAAAACTAAATGCTCTAGTGGGTGTTGCTCTTAA
- a CDS encoding ribbon-helix-helix domain-containing protein → MELENKNIKPGRKRVAVDELKRNFSVTFYLSKDEHDVLRRLADEEVESVNSFVKRHILKTIIYKKGTNQNSSINYDSSSRL, encoded by the coding sequence ATGGAATTAGAAAATAAAAATATAAAGCCCGGTCGTAAGCGTGTCGCTGTAGATGAGTTGAAACGCAATTTTTCAGTGACTTTTTATCTCTCTAAAGACGAGCATGATGTTTTAAGACGATTGGCTGATGAAGAAGTAGAAAGCGTTAATTCCTTTGTCAAACGCCACATTTTAAAAACAATCATTTATAAAAAAGGCACTAACCAAAATTCTTCTATCAATTATGATTCTTCTAGTAGGCTTTAA
- the rpsU gene encoding 30S ribosomal protein S21: MPGIKVREGDAFDEAYRRFKKQTDRNLVVTECRARRFFESKTEKRKKQKISAKKKILKRLYMLRRYESRL, encoded by the coding sequence ATGCCAGGGATTAAGGTTAGAGAAGGCGATGCGTTTGATGAAGCTTATAGGAGATTCAAAAAGCAAACCGATCGCAATTTGGTGGTAACAGAATGTCGTGCTAGAAGGTTCTTTGAGTCTAAGACTGAAAAACGCAAAAAACAAAAAATCAGTGCTAAAAAGAAGATTTTAAAGCGTCTTTATATGTTAAGGCGTTATGAGTCAAGACTATAA
- the fabG gene encoding 3-oxoacyl-ACP reductase FabG: MRFTGKNVLITGASKGIGAEIARSLASMGLKVWINYRSNAEVADALKNELEEKGYKAAVIKFDAASESGFIEAIQTIVQSDGGLSYLVNNAGVVRDKLAIKMKTEDFHHVIDNNLTSAFIGCREALKVMSKSRFGSVVNIASIIGERGNMGQTNYSASKGGMIAMSKSFAYEGALRNIRFNSVTPGFIETDMNANLKDELKADYVKNIPLNRLGSAKEVAEAVAFLLSDHSSYITGETLKVNGGLYM; this comes from the coding sequence ATGCGATTCACAGGGAAAAATGTTCTCATTACTGGGGCTTCTAAAGGCATTGGGGCTGAAATTGCTAGAAGTCTCGCTTCTATGGGGCTGAAAGTTTGGATCAATTACCGCAGTAATGCTGAAGTGGCTGACGCTTTGAAAAATGAGCTTGAAGAAAAAGGCTATAAGGCAGCTGTCATTAAATTTGATGCGGCTTCTGAAAGCGGTTTTATTGAAGCGATACAAACCATTGTCCAAAGCGATGGGGGTTTGTCTTACTTGGTAAATAACGCCGGTGTGGTGCGCGATAAATTAGCGATCAAAATGAAAACAGAAGATTTTCACCATGTCATAGACAATAACCTCACTTCAGCGTTTATAGGTTGCCGAGAGGCTTTAAAAGTGATGAGCAAAAGCCGTTTTGGGAGCGTAGTCAATATCGCGTCTATCATTGGTGAAAGAGGCAATATGGGGCAGACAAACTACTCAGCGAGTAAGGGGGGGATGATTGCGATGAGCAAGTCCTTTGCTTATGAGGGAGCTTTAAGGAATATTCGTTTCAACTCTGTGACGCCCGGTTTTATAGAAACCGACATGAACGCCAATTTGAAAGATGAACTCAAAGCGGATTATGTTAAAAACATTCCTTTAAACAGGCTAGGGTCTGCTAAGGAAGTGGCAGAAGCGGTAGCGTTTCTTTTGAGTGATCACTCTAGTTACATCACTGGAGAGACTCTCAAAGTCAATGGCGGGCTTTATATGTAG
- the acpP gene encoding acyl carrier protein — MALFEDIQAVIAEQLNVDAAQVTPEAEFVKDLGADSLDVVELIMALEEKFGVEIPDEQAEKIVNVGDVVKYIEDNKLA; from the coding sequence ATGGCTTTATTTGAAGATATTCAGGCAGTTATTGCTGAGCAATTGAATGTGGATGCGGCGCAAGTTACGCCAGAGGCGGAGTTTGTGAAGGATTTGGGTGCGGACTCTTTAGATGTCGTGGAATTAATCATGGCGTTAGAAGAAAAGTTTGGCGTTGAGATTCCTGATGAGCAAGCGGAAAAAATCGTCAATGTGGGCGATGTGGTGAAGTATATTGAGGACAATAAACTGGCTTAA
- a CDS encoding beta-ketoacyl-ACP synthase II has translation MRRIVVTGMGMINSLGLNKEDSFLAIAKGECGIKHIESFDASAFPVRIAGEITDFDPTEVMNPKDVKKAGRFIQLALKATREAMKDSGILDAHNRCPEELANRMGVSSGSGIGGLGNIEANSIFCFEKGPRKVNPFFITSALVNMIGGFTSIEFGIKGPNLSSVTACAAGTHAIIEAVKTILLNGADKMLVVGAESTICPVGIGGFASIKALSTRNDEPKKASRPFDKDRNGFVMGEGAGALVLEEYESAKKRGAKIYAEFAGYGESGDANHITAPAPEGEGAFRAMKMALEMAKVEVGYVNAHGTSTHYNDWYESIALKNVFGSKEKVPPVSSTKGQIGHCLGAAGALEAVISIMAMNQGILPPTINQETPDPECDLDYIPNTAREKQVDAVMSNSFGFGGTNGVVIFKKA, from the coding sequence GTGCGTCGGATTGTGGTAACTGGAATGGGAATGATCAATTCGCTAGGTTTAAATAAAGAAGATTCTTTTTTAGCGATCGCTAAGGGAGAATGCGGTATCAAACACATAGAAAGTTTTGATGCGAGCGCGTTTCCTGTGCGTATTGCTGGAGAAATCACTGACTTTGACCCTACAGAGGTGATGAATCCCAAAGATGTTAAAAAGGCGGGTCGTTTCATTCAATTAGCCTTGAAAGCCACAAGAGAGGCGATGAAAGATAGTGGGATTTTAGACGCTCACAATAGATGCCCTGAAGAATTGGCAAACCGCATGGGCGTAAGCTCTGGCTCTGGGATTGGCGGGTTAGGTAATATTGAAGCGAATTCCATTTTTTGTTTTGAAAAAGGCCCTAGAAAAGTCAATCCCTTTTTTATCACTTCTGCGTTAGTGAATATGATTGGTGGTTTCACTTCCATTGAGTTTGGCATTAAAGGGCCTAATCTCTCTAGCGTAACGGCTTGTGCAGCAGGCACTCATGCCATTATTGAAGCGGTTAAAACCATTTTGCTTAATGGGGCTGATAAAATGCTAGTCGTGGGAGCGGAATCCACCATTTGTCCTGTAGGGATTGGAGGGTTTGCGAGCATTAAAGCCCTTTCTACAAGGAATGATGAGCCTAAAAAAGCTTCAAGACCTTTTGATAAGGATCGCAATGGTTTTGTGATGGGCGAAGGCGCTGGGGCTTTGGTGCTTGAAGAATACGAGAGTGCGAAAAAAAGAGGAGCAAAAATTTATGCAGAATTTGCTGGGTATGGCGAGAGCGGCGATGCTAACCATATCACAGCCCCAGCCCCTGAGGGCGAAGGGGCTTTTAGAGCCATGAAAATGGCTTTGGAAATGGCAAAAGTGGAAGTAGGCTATGTGAACGCTCATGGGACAAGCACGCATTATAATGATTGGTATGAAAGCATCGCTCTAAAAAATGTGTTTGGTTCTAAAGAAAAAGTCCCTCCTGTTAGCTCCACTAAAGGGCAGATTGGGCATTGCTTGGGCGCTGCGGGTGCGTTGGAAGCCGTTATTTCTATCATGGCCATGAATCAAGGGATCTTACCTCCTACCATCAATCAAGAAACGCCTGACCCAGAATGCGATCTGGATTATATCCCTAATACGGCCAGAGAAAAACAAGTGGATGCGGTGATGAGTAACTCATTTGGTTTTGGTGGCACTAATGGTGTTGTGATTTTCAAAAAAGCCTAG
- the accA gene encoding acetyl-CoA carboxylase carboxyl transferase subunit alpha, whose product MAVYLDFENHIKEIQNEIELALIRGDEDAKEILEKRLDKEVKSIYSNLTDFQKLQLARHPDRPYAMDYIDLILKDKYEVFGDRHYNDDKAIVCFIGKIDNVPVVVIGEEKGRGTKNKLLRNFGMPNPCGYRKALKMAKFAEKFNLPILMLVDTAGAYPGIGAEERGQSEAIAKNLQEFASLKVPTISVIIGEGGSGGALAIAVADKLAMMEYSIFSVISPEGCAAILWDDPSKTEVAIKAMKITPRDLKEAGLIDDIILEPSKGAHRDKFSAANTIKEYFLDALRTIQQDPHFLDNRYQKLMSLGSFVEGMN is encoded by the coding sequence ATGGCCGTTTATTTAGATTTTGAAAATCATATTAAAGAGATTCAAAATGAAATTGAATTAGCCCTTATTAGAGGCGATGAGGACGCTAAAGAAATCTTAGAAAAAAGATTGGATAAGGAAGTTAAAAGCATTTATTCCAATCTCACTGATTTTCAAAAACTCCAGTTAGCAAGACACCCTGACAGACCCTACGCTATGGATTACATTGATCTCATCTTAAAAGATAAGTATGAAGTCTTTGGGGATAGGCACTATAACGATGATAAAGCGATCGTGTGTTTTATAGGGAAAATTGATAATGTCCCGGTTGTGGTGATCGGAGAAGAAAAAGGCAGAGGGACTAAAAACAAGCTCTTAAGGAATTTTGGCATGCCTAACCCTTGTGGCTATCGTAAGGCTTTGAAAATGGCAAAATTTGCTGAAAAGTTTAATTTGCCTATTTTGATGCTTGTAGATACAGCCGGGGCGTATCCGGGGATTGGCGCAGAAGAAAGAGGCCAGAGTGAAGCGATCGCTAAAAACCTCCAAGAGTTCGCTTCCTTAAAAGTCCCTACTATTTCTGTAATTATCGGTGAGGGGGGCAGTGGTGGTGCGCTAGCGATTGCAGTGGCTGACAAATTAGCTATGATGGAATATTCCATTTTTAGCGTTATATCCCCAGAAGGTTGTGCGGCGATTCTTTGGGATGACCCTAGCAAGACTGAAGTGGCCATTAAAGCGATGAAAATCACGCCTAGAGACTTAAAGGAGGCGGGGCTTATTGATGATATTATTTTAGAGCCTAGCAAAGGGGCTCATAGAGACAAATTTTCAGCGGCTAACACGATCAAAGAATATTTTTTAGACGCTCTAAGGACTATCCAACAAGACCCTCATTTCCTTGACAACCGCTATCAAAAATTGATGTCGCTTGGCTCGTTTGTGGAGGGCATGAATTAG
- the rlmB gene encoding 23S rRNA (guanosine(2251)-2'-O)-methyltransferase RlmB, with product MQAVIYGKQVVMHILNSHQEKLQEIYLSKEIDKKLFFALKKACPNIIKVDNKKAQSLAKGGNHQGVLARVELPLAVSLKEVKKAQKLLVLCGITDVGNIGGIFRSAYCLGMDGVILDFAKELAYEGIVRSSLGLMYDLPFSVAPNTLDLINELKTSGFLCLGASMQGSSQVENLSLKKCALFLGSEHEGLSKKILAKMDAILSVKMRRDFDSLNVSVAAGILMDKIN from the coding sequence ATGCAGGCAGTAATTTATGGCAAGCAGGTGGTTATGCACATTCTAAACTCTCATCAAGAAAAATTGCAAGAAATCTATCTTTCTAAAGAAATAGACAAAAAGCTTTTTTTCGCGCTCAAAAAAGCATGCCCTAATATCATCAAAGTGGATAATAAAAAAGCACAAAGCTTGGCTAAGGGAGGGAACCATCAAGGGGTTTTAGCTAGGGTGGAATTGCCATTAGCGGTTTCTTTAAAAGAGGTTAAAAAAGCTCAAAAACTTTTAGTGCTTTGCGGCATTACGGATGTGGGGAATATTGGGGGTATTTTTAGGAGTGCGTATTGCTTAGGAATGGATGGCGTTATTTTAGATTTTGCTAAAGAATTGGCTTATGAGGGGATTGTGCGATCCAGCTTGGGGCTTATGTATGATTTGCCTTTTAGCGTTGCACCTAACACGCTGGATTTAATCAATGAATTGAAAACGAGCGGGTTTTTATGTTTGGGCGCGAGCATGCAAGGCTCTAGTCAAGTAGAAAATCTATCTTTAAAAAAATGCGCTCTTTTTTTGGGGAGCGAGCATGAGGGGTTGTCTAAAAAAATCCTTGCTAAAATGGACGCTATATTGAGCGTAAAAATGCGAAGAGATTTTGATTCGCTCAATGTGAGCGTGGCAGCAGGGATCTTAATGGATAAAATCAACTAG
- the rsmI gene encoding 16S rRNA (cytidine(1402)-2'-O)-methyltransferase, producing the protein MLYFLPTPIGNLADITLRTLEVLERCEVFLCEDTRVGKRLLHLLAQNPIISHSFPNIATQKREFIAFHSHNDREFLNKIELSFFDKEIAVMSDAGMPSLSDPGMSLVAHALKHNIPYDVLPGANALTTAFCASGFLEGRFFYAGFLPHKSKERRLKIAKILNALAYLEEKTPVVFYESPHRLLETLKDLNDLAKGMHLFAAKELTKLHQQYYLGEVSQIIERLQQNNIQGEWVLVLLNEKKIEPCMGLSALLELDLPPKIKTKIEAAMTQKNAKELYFQRLLEEKNQ; encoded by the coding sequence GTGCTGTATTTTTTGCCCACTCCTATAGGTAATCTCGCTGACATTACGCTACGCACATTAGAAGTTTTAGAGCGTTGCGAGGTTTTTTTATGCGAGGATACAAGGGTGGGTAAGAGGTTGTTGCACTTGCTTGCACAAAACCCTATTATTAGCCATTCTTTCCCCAATATCGCTACTCAAAAAAGGGAGTTTATCGCATTCCATTCGCACAATGACCGGGAATTTTTAAACAAAATAGAGCTTTCTTTTTTTGACAAAGAAATCGCTGTGATGAGCGATGCGGGCATGCCAAGTTTGAGCGATCCAGGCATGAGTTTAGTCGCTCACGCTTTAAAACATAACATTCCTTACGATGTTTTGCCCGGGGCTAACGCGCTCACTACGGCGTTTTGCGCGAGCGGGTTTTTAGAAGGGCGGTTTTTTTACGCCGGCTTTTTACCTCATAAGAGTAAGGAAAGGCGCTTAAAAATCGCTAAAATTTTAAACGCTTTAGCGTATTTAGAAGAAAAAACCCCGGTGGTTTTTTATGAAAGCCCGCACCGATTGCTAGAGACTTTAAAGGATTTAAACGATTTGGCTAAAGGCATGCATTTGTTTGCGGCTAAAGAGCTTACCAAACTCCACCAGCAATATTATTTAGGAGAGGTTTCTCAAATCATAGAGCGGTTGCAACAAAATAATATCCAAGGGGAGTGGGTTTTAGTGCTTTTGAATGAGAAAAAAATAGAGCCTTGCATGGGGCTATCGGCGTTATTGGAGTTGGATTTACCTCCTAAAATTAAGACTAAAATTGAAGCCGCTATGACACAAAAAAACGCTAAAGAGCTTTATTTCCAGCGTTTGTTAGAAGAAAAAAATCAATAA
- the rpmE gene encoding 50S ribosomal protein L31 codes for MKKGIHPEYIPCKVTCVTSGKEIEVLSTKPEMRIDISSFCHPFYTGSDKIADTAGRVEKFKQRYNLK; via the coding sequence ATGAAAAAAGGCATTCACCCCGAATATATCCCATGCAAAGTTACTTGCGTAACTAGCGGGAAAGAAATTGAAGTTTTAAGCACCAAACCTGAAATGCGTATTGATATTTCTAGCTTTTGCCACCCTTTCTATACCGGTAGCGATAAAATCGCTGACACTGCAGGGAGAGTAGAGAAATTCAAGCAACGCTACAACTTGAAGTAA